GGGACTTGGCGTGGACGGTATTGGTATCAACTGTTCACTTGGACCAAATGAAATTTTAAAGTTGGCAAAAGAACTCAGAGAATGGACCGATGTCCCAATGATTATCAAGCCAAATGCAGGTCTTCCGGATCCAAAGACAGGGGAATATGACCTTGGGGCAGAGGATTTTGGTCGCCAGATGGTAGAGTTTTTAAAGCTTGGTGTGCATGCAATGGGTGGATGTTGTGGAACGACGCCAGAATACATCCAAAATTTATGTAAAGAAGTCAAAGAAGCAGGAGAGGTAAAAGTAGAAAGACCAGAGCATATTCGACGGGGAGTTTGCTCAGCAACAACGATGGCTGAGTATGGCAAAGTTTTAGTTGTCGGGGAAAGATTAAATCCAACAGGAAAGAAAAGATTTGCTCAGGCTTTAGTTGATCATGACTTTGAATATATTTCAAGAGTTGCGTTAGAAGAAGAAGACAGTGGAGCAGATGTATTAGATGTCAATGTTGGTGTTCCGGGGGTAGACGAAGTTCCATTGATGGTTTCTGTCATTAAATCATTGCAGGGCATTGTATCCTTGCCATTACAGATTGACTCGTCAGACCCAGCGGCACTGGAAGCGGGACTTCGTGTCTACAATGGTAAGGCAATTATTAATTCTGTCAATGCAGATGATGAGAGACTGGCATTGATTTTACCAATTGCCAAAAAGTATGGTGCAGCTATTATTGGATTGACCCTTGACGAGGGCGGAATTCCACAGACTGCGCAGGAAAGAGTGGCTCATGCTGAACATATTTTAGAGAAAGCACTAGAATATGGCATTAAAAAAGAGGATGTCATTATTGACTGTCTGACGCTTACTGTATCCGCACAGCAGGATCAGGCAAAGGAGACATTAAAGGCTGTGCGTGAGGTACATGAGCGATTGGGGCTTCATTGTACCTTGGGGGTGAGCAATATATCTTTTGGTCTTCCACAGAGAAGCCACATCAATGAGAGCTTCTTAACTCAAGCGATGCACTGTGGACTAGATTTGCCAATTATTAATCCAAATATTTCTGGTATGATGGATGCCGTCTTTGCTTACCGTGTGCTTGCAGGTGAAGATGAAAATAGTGATGCCTATATTAAGCGTTTTTCTGATCAATCGGCAATGGCACAAAAGCCAGAGAGTGCACAAGAAAAGAGTGAGGAAACCATTGAGAGTGCTGTACTAAAAGGACTCAAAGAAGAGGTAAAAAAGCTGACCAAGATACATCTAGAAACGATGAGTGAAGTGGAACTAATTAATACAAAATTAATTCCTGCACTTGATGTTGTTGGCGAGCAATATGAAAAGCAGATTATTTTCCTTCCACAGTTGATCAATGCAGCAAATGCAGCCAGTGCAGGATTTGATATTATTAAGGAACGCATTGCACAGTCTAGTGACGGCAACTCAAATAAGGGAAAGATTGTCGTTGCTACTGTAAAAGGGGATGTCCATGATATTGGAAAGAATATTACGAAAGTTATTCTAGAAAATTATGGCTATCAAGTATTTGATCTTGGGCGAGATGTGCCAATCGAATTGGTAGCAAAGACAGTTGAGCAAGAGCATGTCAACTTAGTCGGACTTTCCGCTTTGATGACGACTTCTCTTCCATCGATGAAAGAGACCATTCTTGCAGTAAAGAAAGTCAATCCAAATTGTAAGGTGTGGGTTGGCGGAGCGGTGCTCACAGAAGACTATGCCATGGAAATGGGGGCCGATTACTATGCAAAGGATGCGAGAGCTTCAGTAGACATCGCAAAAGAGGTACTAGATCATGCATAATCAAGGAAAAGTGAGTATTCGAGAATTTTTACAAAACAATGTTTTGATTTTTGATGGTGCAATGGGAACTTATTATTCCTCTATTGTCAATGAGCCTGCAATAAATTGTGAAATGGCAAACATTCAACATCCAGAAGTCATTGAAAGCATTCATAAAGAATATATTGCAGCAGGTGCTCATGCCATTAAGACCAATACTTTTGGGGTTAATCGAAAAAATTTTGGAGAAAATTCAAAATTATTGGAGCAATTGGTTGATGCTGCGGTAGAGATTGCTCGTCGTTCAGCCAATGATACAACCTATATCTTTGCAGATATTGGTCCAATTGATGGTGAGGAAGAAGAAAAGGTTGTTGAGCAATATAAAGAAGTGGTCGATTTGTTTTTAAAACAGGGGATTAATGATTTCTTGTTTGAAACCAATTCTTCCATAACAGGGCTTTTTGAAACCGCTAGGTACATCAAGGAAAAATCTCCAGAAGCTTTTATTATCAATTCCTTTGCTGTTTTGCCCGATGGCTATAGCAGTGAGGGACGATATTATCGCAAATTGCTCTCAAGAAATGAGGAAAATGCAAGTGTAGATATTCTTGGACTGAATTGTGTCTGTGGTCCAGCACATATGCTCACGCTTTTAGAAAATGTTCATACTACAGACATTAGCATTATGCCCAATGCAGGTTATCCTGTGGTTCGCGGCAGAAGAACTTTCTATAGCAATGGACCTACATATTATGCCGAGCAGCTTGAGAATATTGTCAAAAGGGGCGTACAGATTGTCGGTGGATGTTGTGGAACGACGCCAGCACATATCAAGGCTTTTGTGGAGAGACTTGGGAGTACATCATTTGTAAGGCAAAAGATACAGCCAAAGAGTGTTGTGGTGACAGAGGAAAAAAATGAATCCAAAAATCACTTGTGGAGGAAATTAGAGGAAGGGAAAAAGGTCATTGCTGTGGAGCTCGACTCGCCTAAAAATGCGGATTTGTCTGGATTTATGGAGAGTGCAAGGCGTTTGCAGGCCGCAGGAGTGGACACACTGACCATTGCTGATTGTCCAATTGCAGTGGCCAGAATGGACAGTGCCCTCTTAGCTTGTAAGGTAAAGAGAGAACTCGGTCTGGATGTCATTCCGCATATGACTTGTAGAGATCGAAATATTAATGCCATCAAAGCACTTTTGCTTGGTATGCATGCAGAAGAAATCTATAATATTTTAGCTATTACCGGCGATCCTA
This region of Lachnospiraceae bacterium oral taxon 096 genomic DNA includes:
- a CDS encoding homocysteine S-methyltransferase family protein, whose protein sequence is MGTMLQAAGLQPGEHPEKFGYEHPEIVCDIHKKYIAAGSDIIYANTFGANSHKIAGSGIDTETAVKAALQAARQAVEESKREVKVALDVGPIGELLEPLGTLKFEDALEVYKEQMIAGEKYGADLIVIETFTDLYDAKAAVLAAKENTKLPVWVTMSYEESGRTFTGTKIGAMAMTLEGLGVDGIGINCSLGPNEILKLAKELREWTDVPMIIKPNAGLPDPKTGEYDLGAEDFGRQMVEFLKLGVHAMGGCCGTTPEYIQNLCKEVKEAGEVKVERPEHIRRGVCSATTMAEYGKVLVVGERLNPTGKKRFAQALVDHDFEYISRVALEEEDSGADVLDVNVGVPGVDEVPLMVSVIKSLQGIVSLPLQIDSSDPAALEAGLRVYNGKAIINSVNADDERLALILPIAKKYGAAIIGLTLDEGGIPQTAQERVAHAEHILEKALEYGIKKEDVIIDCLTLTVSAQQDQAKETLKAVREVHERLGLHCTLGVSNISFGLPQRSHINESFLTQAMHCGLDLPIINPNISGMMDAVFAYRVLAGEDENSDAYIKRFSDQSAMAQKPESAQEKSEETIESAVLKGLKEEVKKLTKIHLETMSEVELINTKLIPALDVVGEQYEKQIIFLPQLINAANAASAGFDIIKERIAQSSDGNSNKGKIVVATVKGDVHDIGKNITKVILENYGYQVFDLGRDVPIELVAKTVEQEHVNLVGLSALMTTSLPSMKETILAVKKVNPNCKVWVGGAVLTEDYAMEMGADYYAKDARASVDIAKEVLDHA
- a CDS encoding bifunctional homocysteine S-methyltransferase/methylenetetrahydrofolate reductase, with protein sequence MHNQGKVSIREFLQNNVLIFDGAMGTYYSSIVNEPAINCEMANIQHPEVIESIHKEYIAAGAHAIKTNTFGVNRKNFGENSKLLEQLVDAAVEIARRSANDTTYIFADIGPIDGEEEEKVVEQYKEVVDLFLKQGINDFLFETNSSITGLFETARYIKEKSPEAFIINSFAVLPDGYSSEGRYYRKLLSRNEENASVDILGLNCVCGPAHMLTLLENVHTTDISIMPNAGYPVVRGRRTFYSNGPTYYAEQLENIVKRGVQIVGGCCGTTPAHIKAFVERLGSTSFVRQKIQPKSVVVTEEKNESKNHLWRKLEEGKKVIAVELDSPKNADLSGFMESARRLQAAGVDTLTIADCPIAVARMDSALLACKVKRELGLDVIPHMTCRDRNINAIKALLLGMHAEEIYNILAITGDPIPNAQRNEVSSVYQFNSRKLAAYIDSLNAEVFDEGYKIYGALNVNARNFEVELRRAEQKIEHGMVGFLTQPVLTQEAVENLAKAREQLSAKILGGIIPVVSEKNARFMDSEVNGIRVSEEIISQYVGKNREEGEQLAVEISLDMAKKIKSYIDGYYLITPFNRVALMEKIIEGLRE